Proteins encoded together in one Chitinophaga varians window:
- a CDS encoding DUF4407 domain-containing protein: MKHLWVRFGCFMTGYNYNILRNCSEAAFKSVKKYTAAMLIVCILWFFIGFTFAHRYLSLSLPGCLLAGMLATIIIIQVEKQIVLSINPGKLLLIFRGCLAFMMSILGAVIIDQILFEKDIEIEKISYISGKVDRILPSKTEELRKQIATLDTTISKKEQERNNYIEDITKHPTTTATTTQTATRRVPVQTVTATGRDTTTWKTVNDITVASTPLPNPKIALLSPLDSTIGAMRQQKAQKENELLHIRPALEKEMKASTGFLDELTIMKQLLSASYVALGFWFLWILFFLFIELLVLFSKMGDRGNDYEKVVLHHMNLQMRRLDALGKKFE; the protein is encoded by the coding sequence ATGAAACATCTATGGGTCCGTTTTGGCTGCTTCATGACAGGATACAACTATAACATCCTGCGAAACTGTAGCGAAGCTGCTTTTAAATCCGTAAAGAAGTATACGGCAGCCATGCTGATTGTTTGTATTCTGTGGTTTTTTATTGGATTTACTTTTGCACATCGTTACCTGTCGCTTTCTTTGCCGGGTTGCCTGCTGGCGGGCATGCTGGCGACCATCATCATTATACAGGTTGAAAAACAAATCGTGTTATCCATCAATCCGGGCAAGCTACTGCTGATTTTCAGAGGTTGCCTGGCTTTTATGATGTCCATTCTGGGTGCTGTGATCATCGATCAGATATTGTTCGAGAAAGACATTGAGATCGAGAAGATCTCTTATATATCGGGAAAAGTAGACAGGATATTACCCTCAAAAACAGAAGAGCTAAGAAAGCAGATTGCCACCTTAGACACCACGATCAGCAAAAAAGAACAGGAAAGAAATAACTACATCGAAGATATTACTAAGCACCCAACGACAACTGCCACCACCACGCAAACAGCAACGAGGCGGGTGCCGGTGCAGACAGTCACCGCTACCGGCAGGGACACCACTACCTGGAAGACGGTAAATGATATTACTGTTGCGTCTACGCCGTTGCCTAATCCCAAAATAGCATTGCTGTCGCCTCTTGACTCTACCATTGGCGCCATGCGGCAACAGAAAGCCCAAAAAGAGAATGAACTGCTACATATCAGGCCTGCCCTTGAAAAAGAAATGAAAGCGAGCACTGGTTTTTTGGATGAGTTAACGATCATGAAGCAGCTGTTGTCCGCATCATATGTTGCATTGGGATTTTGGTTTCTGTGGATTCTCTTTTTCCTGTTTATAGAACTGCTGGTCTTGTTTAGTAAGATGGGCGACAGGGGGAATGACTATGAGAAAGTGGTATTGCATCATATGAATTTGCAGATGCGGCGGTTGGATGCGCTGGGGAAAAAGTTTGAGTGA
- a CDS encoding response regulator, whose product MITKVLIAEDHESANISVQKTLEELAITNIAYAYYCDDALNKIMQAVNAGSSFDLLITDLYFEPDGHKQALAGGIDLIAAARKVQPDLNILVFSAENRPTAIDQLYSNLEIDGFVRKARHDARELKEAIHEIARRRRYFPRHVRQLVDKKNTYSFSDVDITIIKLLAQGMLQKDIPVYLQRKGITPSGLSSIEKKLSQMKSVLGFTKNEQLVAYCKDIGAI is encoded by the coding sequence ATGATTACAAAGGTACTTATTGCTGAAGATCACGAGAGCGCCAATATTTCCGTACAGAAAACGCTGGAAGAACTGGCCATTACCAACATAGCATACGCCTATTATTGTGATGATGCTTTGAATAAGATCATGCAGGCGGTGAATGCCGGCAGCTCTTTCGATCTGCTTATTACTGATCTGTATTTTGAACCGGATGGTCATAAGCAGGCATTGGCGGGTGGCATAGACCTCATTGCCGCTGCCCGGAAAGTACAGCCCGACCTGAATATCCTGGTTTTTTCGGCAGAAAACAGGCCTACGGCTATTGATCAGCTTTACAGTAACCTTGAAATCGACGGTTTTGTACGCAAAGCCCGCCATGACGCCCGTGAGCTAAAAGAAGCCATCCACGAAATTGCCCGCCGCAGGCGCTATTTTCCGCGTCATGTCAGACAGTTGGTCGATAAAAAGAATACTTACTCATTTTCCGATGTTGATATCACGATCATAAAACTGCTGGCGCAGGGAATGCTGCAGAAGGACATCCCTGTATATCTTCAGCGTAAAGGAATCACACCATCAGGATTAAGCAGCATAGAAAAAAAACTTAGTCAGATGAAATCTGTATTGGGCTTTACCAAAAACGAGCAACTGGTGGCGTATTGCAAGGATATAGGCGCTATATAA
- a CDS encoding tetratricopeptide repeat protein: MRPSSVILPIFLFGLLACTSNRRHPQRISAPTLEKGESYFNKNNDSAFYYFNLVATTATDSLEIAMAYTYMGIIQAYEGDQYGGQESLLKSLAYLNEHKKKDQECLCSNYHELGNICLDLKNYEAAIDYYRKALKYIDETGDETIALNGIALTYQKKGDYDQAIDIYKSLLAKSKDRKREYARVLSNYAKTKWLKDSTYPAGPELQRALQIRRDSNDIRGLNASYAHLSDYYSLSAPDSALYYAGKRYDVAREMNSPDDEVEALSKLITLSPANLLKPYFVRYQYLTDSIQTAKNAAKNQFALIRYEAAKNKADNLQLQKDNAQRKTQLALTILFFTIAGFVLVIRYRRRRQQIEFASRQAIQEHQLKTSQKVHDVVANGLYRIMTDLEYKPALDKEVLIDKIEELYERSRDISYEPSTTSTVPFHDKIEDLLESFASERIKVLIFGNSAALWDRVNAQTQHEVEHVLQELMVNMKKHSQASSVLIKFECQNDQFQIHYTDDGIGISPQVTYGNGWRNTENRIKKIGGKYTFEHPERGLKIHISFPIA; this comes from the coding sequence GTGCGTCCCTCGTCTGTCATCCTGCCCATATTCCTGTTTGGACTTTTAGCCTGCACATCCAACCGGCGGCATCCGCAACGCATTTCAGCACCCACGCTGGAAAAAGGAGAATCATATTTCAATAAAAATAACGACTCCGCCTTCTATTATTTTAATCTCGTAGCAACGACCGCCACCGACAGCCTGGAAATCGCCATGGCCTACACTTATATGGGAATCATCCAGGCATATGAGGGAGACCAGTATGGCGGCCAGGAAAGTCTGTTGAAATCCCTTGCCTATCTCAATGAACACAAGAAAAAAGACCAGGAATGCCTGTGTTCAAATTATCATGAACTGGGCAATATCTGTCTTGATCTTAAAAACTACGAAGCAGCTATCGACTATTATCGCAAAGCGCTTAAATATATAGATGAGACAGGTGATGAAACCATTGCTTTAAACGGTATAGCGCTTACTTACCAGAAGAAGGGCGACTATGACCAGGCTATCGACATATACAAATCCCTGCTGGCAAAGAGTAAAGACAGGAAAAGGGAATATGCCCGGGTACTTTCCAATTACGCCAAAACCAAATGGCTGAAAGATTCCACTTATCCCGCAGGACCAGAGCTGCAACGTGCATTGCAAATTCGCAGGGATTCAAACGACATCAGGGGACTTAATGCCAGCTACGCACATTTGTCGGACTATTACTCGTTGTCCGCACCTGATTCGGCACTTTATTATGCCGGCAAAAGATACGATGTCGCCAGGGAAATGAACAGCCCGGATGACGAAGTGGAAGCCCTGTCAAAACTTATTACACTTAGTCCTGCTAATTTGTTGAAACCCTATTTTGTCCGCTACCAATACCTGACCGACAGTATCCAAACGGCAAAGAACGCAGCCAAGAACCAATTTGCCTTAATCCGGTACGAAGCGGCGAAAAATAAAGCCGATAATCTCCAGCTGCAAAAGGATAATGCACAAAGGAAAACCCAGTTGGCACTAACCATCCTGTTCTTCACTATCGCCGGGTTTGTTTTGGTCATTCGGTATCGCCGGCGCCGGCAACAGATAGAGTTTGCCTCCCGGCAGGCGATACAGGAGCATCAGCTTAAAACCTCCCAGAAAGTGCATGACGTGGTGGCAAATGGTTTGTACCGCATCATGACAGACCTTGAATACAAACCGGCGTTAGACAAGGAGGTGCTGATTGATAAGATTGAAGAGCTGTATGAGCGGTCCCGCGACATCTCCTACGAACCCTCCACCACATCAACGGTGCCTTTTCATGATAAAATTGAGGACTTGCTGGAGTCCTTCGCCTCGGAACGCATCAAGGTGCTGATTTTTGGCAACAGTGCTGCGCTCTGGGACCGCGTCAATGCGCAAACACAACACGAAGTGGAACATGTTCTGCAGGAATTGATGGTCAATATGAAAAAACATAGCCAGGCCAGTTCCGTACTAATAAAGTTCGAGTGTCAAAACGACCAGTTCCAAATCCATTATACCGATGATGGCATTGGTATTTCTCCGCAAGTTACATACGGGAACGGATGGAGGAATACGGAAAACCGTATTAAAAAAATTGGCGGGAAATATACATTTGAACATCCCGAAAGAGGATTAAAAATTCATATTTCTTTCCCAATAGCTTAG
- a CDS encoding alpha/beta fold hydrolase, whose translation MFTASQSDGQHVKAIESGYAPVNGIKVYYEVYGEGKPVILLHGAYMTIDLNWGRLIPELSKSRKVIAVELQGHGHTEFSDRALSLATLASDVAGVMDHLKIDSADIAGYSFGGKVAYQFAIQNPKRLRKLVIISASYKTSGWLPEVTNGFKNMKPEFFANTPMKTAYDAVAPDKTKWIPFLEQMIASARTPFDLGDDNISKITAPVLIIAGDNDGLDKIELVKTFQLLGGAVTTDLGATPKSQLAIMPGQGHVSLMNETAIISAYLNNFLQ comes from the coding sequence ATGTTTACCGCATCTCAATCCGACGGGCAACATGTCAAAGCCATTGAAAGTGGCTACGCTCCTGTCAACGGCATCAAAGTGTATTATGAAGTATATGGCGAAGGCAAACCTGTTATTTTGCTCCATGGCGCTTATATGACTATTGATCTGAACTGGGGCCGGTTAATCCCGGAACTGTCAAAATCCCGGAAAGTAATTGCAGTTGAGCTGCAGGGACATGGGCATACGGAATTTTCAGACAGGGCATTATCGCTGGCCACCCTGGCAAGTGATGTGGCAGGCGTAATGGACCACCTGAAAATTGACAGTGCAGACATAGCAGGGTACAGCTTTGGCGGCAAAGTGGCCTATCAGTTTGCCATACAAAACCCTAAACGGCTGAGAAAATTAGTCATCATTTCCGCTTCCTATAAAACCAGCGGCTGGCTGCCGGAAGTGACGAACGGGTTTAAGAATATGAAACCTGAGTTTTTCGCGAACACGCCTATGAAAACCGCCTACGACGCAGTAGCTCCCGATAAAACAAAATGGATACCTTTTTTGGAGCAAATGATTGCCTCCGCCAGAACACCATTCGACCTGGGAGACGATAATATCTCGAAGATCACCGCGCCGGTATTAATCATTGCAGGCGACAATGACGGACTGGATAAAATAGAGCTGGTAAAAACATTCCAATTACTGGGAGGCGCTGTAACTACAGATCTGGGAGCAACACCGAAATCGCAACTGGCCATTATGCCCGGACAGGGGCATGTGAGCCTGATGAACGAGACGGCCATCATTTCAGCCTACCTGAACAATTTTTTGCAATAG
- a CDS encoding helix-turn-helix domain-containing protein, whose amino-acid sequence MTKEISGNNVTPPVFFRLAKLWGAKVKNGRIDIPVSYGNGYFAGCVFNENIRMLILDYKLKEEVTIENPEINTPGKTILFKFQHIHSGLSSKQSPSVLIATSRFNTDEVISIQEDTSSVNIEVTSPYLEALFTLSQKSPVLQSLSQNTQPLLFEQLISPGIQKILDEIVSEAIDEQFKWVFRKIKAEELICMLLMKLEERQETQLHPLKGKDVQAIYNIRKRILENIDEPPVMKDLAIEANMSATKLRTLFKQIFGDSIFEHYQQYRMKEAVRLLREEGLSVSEAGYRLGFSNLSHFTRVFEAHIGMKPKKFSATR is encoded by the coding sequence ATGACAAAAGAGATATCTGGCAATAACGTGACGCCACCGGTTTTTTTCCGGTTGGCCAAACTATGGGGCGCAAAGGTGAAGAATGGAAGGATAGACATTCCTGTCTCTTATGGGAATGGATATTTTGCCGGTTGTGTGTTCAATGAGAATATCCGGATGCTTATTCTTGACTATAAGCTGAAGGAGGAAGTGACCATCGAAAATCCCGAAATTAATACCCCTGGCAAAACGATACTCTTTAAGTTTCAACATATCCATTCAGGCCTGTCGTCAAAACAAAGTCCGTCAGTACTGATAGCTACCAGCCGGTTTAATACCGATGAAGTGATTTCTATCCAGGAAGATACTTCTTCCGTTAATATTGAAGTCACTTCACCCTATTTAGAAGCGCTATTTACGCTCTCCCAAAAATCGCCGGTTTTACAGAGTTTATCCCAGAATACGCAGCCACTGTTATTTGAGCAGCTGATATCACCGGGCATTCAGAAAATTCTCGATGAAATCGTTTCCGAAGCGATAGATGAGCAATTTAAATGGGTTTTCAGGAAAATTAAAGCAGAAGAGCTGATATGCATGCTGCTCATGAAGCTGGAAGAAAGGCAGGAGACGCAGCTGCATCCCCTGAAAGGAAAAGATGTGCAAGCCATTTATAACATCAGGAAACGTATCCTTGAAAATATTGATGAGCCGCCTGTAATGAAAGATCTGGCAATTGAAGCCAATATGAGCGCCACTAAATTAAGGACGCTGTTCAAACAAATTTTCGGCGACAGTATTTTTGAACATTACCAGCAATACAGAATGAAAGAAGCCGTGCGACTGTTGAGAGAAGAAGGGCTTTCTGTTTCAGAAGCGGGGTATCGATTGGGTTTTTCTAACCTGAGCCATTTTACAAGAGTGTTTGAAGCGCATATCGGGATGAAGCCGAAGAAGTTTTCGGCTACCCGATAG
- a CDS encoding NADP-dependent oxidoreductase has protein sequence MNTNIQMKAMQYQAYGTPAAVLQTVHIPKPEPSTGQVCIKVRAASVNPSDWKRMEGQYRDFEEVVFPSGVGVEAAGIVEAIGAGVVDVRIGDTVFGYGNNTMAEYALLSHWVKKPEGVPFEVAGAIPVVSETAWRCLDDLNAAPGSTILVSGAAGGIGSAVVQLARRRGLQVIGTASSGNQDYLRALGAIPTTYGDGLKDRVKVLAPNGIAGALDIAGSGIIPELIDIVGNPSNVVSVTDFSAVAHGARFSAGPPRHVHRVLSEIADLYVKGQYHLHIQAVFPLEETVKALTISSQKRMRGKLVIVIN, from the coding sequence ATGAATACAAACATTCAGATGAAAGCTATGCAGTATCAGGCGTATGGTACACCAGCAGCCGTTCTACAAACCGTTCACATTCCCAAACCCGAACCTTCAACGGGACAGGTATGCATAAAAGTCCGCGCCGCCAGTGTTAATCCATCCGACTGGAAACGTATGGAAGGGCAATACAGAGATTTTGAAGAAGTGGTTTTTCCATCCGGCGTTGGCGTGGAAGCGGCCGGCATCGTGGAAGCAATTGGAGCAGGGGTAGTTGATGTCCGTATAGGCGACACCGTTTTTGGCTATGGCAACAATACAATGGCCGAATATGCCCTTTTATCACACTGGGTAAAAAAGCCCGAAGGCGTTCCTTTTGAAGTGGCAGGCGCTATTCCGGTTGTCTCAGAAACGGCATGGCGTTGCCTGGACGATTTAAATGCCGCTCCGGGCAGCACCATCCTGGTGAGTGGCGCCGCAGGAGGAATTGGTTCTGCTGTAGTGCAACTGGCGCGCAGACGGGGACTACAGGTAATTGGCACCGCCAGTAGCGGCAACCAGGACTATCTACGTGCATTGGGCGCTATCCCTACCACTTACGGTGACGGACTAAAGGACCGCGTAAAAGTACTTGCGCCCAACGGCATTGCCGGAGCGCTGGACATCGCCGGGTCAGGCATTATCCCTGAACTGATCGACATCGTGGGTAATCCATCCAATGTGGTATCAGTGACCGACTTCTCTGCCGTAGCACACGGAGCGCGCTTTTCAGCCGGCCCGCCAAGACATGTCCACCGGGTGCTCTCTGAAATTGCGGACCTATATGTAAAAGGACAATACCACCTGCATATACAGGCAGTCTTCCCGCTGGAAGAAACCGTCAAAGCCCTAACCATCAGTTCACAGAAACGGATGAGGGGAAAACTGGTCATCGTTATCAACTAA
- a CDS encoding MFS transporter: protein MKHNKIPLYILLAIVLLNSIGFSIVLPLLPFLVGKYLPGQQVVVGMSTLLSIYAASTFFAAPVLGALSDRYGRKIILIISLLGSAVGFVLFGIGGSLWVLFLGRLIDGLTAGNISTIFSYISDTTDPKERTKWFGYVGSVMGIGKIGGPALGGLLGSISIALPFYITAFLIFVSALLVHFLLPESLPSYKRTQHVSLNSFNVFSHFNNIFSMKGVAILLGIGILFYMGLGVFQFNFTLFLKDVYLWTPTLIGSLLTLVGVCEILVRAVLLPRLLIRFPPKQIGIWGLLLLGAGLALILSGVYVHAVILISLAVVFIISGEGLFEPTYTGRLSETVDETQQGKLQGVNQSLQSLTNILVPLGGGVIYYYSAGWLYATATAFILSAIFIYTGRQAGSRLYRW, encoded by the coding sequence ATGAAACACAATAAAATACCGCTATACATCCTGCTGGCGATTGTTTTGTTAAACTCAATAGGATTTTCCATTGTGCTGCCGCTACTACCGTTTCTGGTTGGCAAATACCTACCCGGGCAACAGGTAGTAGTGGGCATGAGCACATTGTTGTCCATATATGCTGCCAGCACCTTTTTTGCCGCTCCCGTACTGGGCGCGTTAAGCGACCGGTACGGCCGGAAAATTATTCTGATCATCAGCCTGCTGGGATCGGCCGTAGGCTTTGTGCTGTTCGGCATTGGCGGGTCCCTGTGGGTCCTATTTCTTGGCCGACTGATTGACGGGCTCACTGCCGGTAATATCAGCACCATATTCTCCTACATCTCAGACACAACAGACCCGAAAGAACGTACGAAATGGTTTGGCTATGTTGGCTCCGTCATGGGAATCGGCAAGATCGGAGGACCGGCATTGGGTGGGCTGTTGGGCAGCATATCGATCGCACTGCCGTTTTATATTACCGCGTTTTTGATATTCGTTTCCGCATTGCTGGTCCATTTCCTACTGCCGGAATCACTCCCGTCCTATAAAAGAACGCAGCATGTTTCACTTAACAGTTTTAATGTGTTTTCCCATTTCAACAACATTTTTAGCATGAAGGGCGTTGCAATACTGTTAGGTATAGGCATATTGTTCTATATGGGCCTGGGCGTTTTCCAGTTCAATTTCACACTTTTCCTCAAAGACGTATACCTGTGGACACCTACACTGATCGGCAGTTTACTGACGTTGGTCGGCGTTTGCGAAATTTTAGTCCGTGCGGTGCTGCTGCCTCGTTTGCTGATACGCTTCCCTCCGAAACAGATCGGCATATGGGGTCTGCTTTTGTTAGGTGCAGGTCTGGCATTGATACTATCCGGCGTGTATGTACACGCCGTGATATTGATTTCACTGGCGGTTGTCTTTATTATCTCCGGAGAAGGACTATTTGAGCCTACCTATACCGGAAGACTTTCCGAAACTGTTGATGAAACACAACAGGGGAAACTGCAGGGCGTAAACCAAAGCCTGCAATCGCTCACCAACATACTGGTCCCCCTTGGCGGAGGTGTCATCTACTACTACAGTGCAGGCTGGTTGTATGCAACAGCTACCGCTTTTATTCTCTCGGCTATTTTCATTTATACCGGCAGACAGGCAGGCTCGCGACTTTATCGCTGGTAA
- a CDS encoding DUF4236 domain-containing protein — translation MGWSFRKSLSAGPFRMNFSKSGISYSMGVKGARINTGPRGTYVSLSAYGISYRQKISGPAPLPAPVADRSPGNADNNIASAPVEELTDTDSQAFIAELNRKCAQVSYAKGIKLPMLLILVALLFTSWGTRERIVQPAADTVFVRIQAFNGANIRQAPNVKSRIIQMAAYDQKYTLLDTANPQWLKVGVSDSAGYVNRDLAEINHLSYKEVKEEERYLVNNYLGYEIVLWVVGFVLLARWLKKVDKKRFTMELHYDMDDKYQQVYHQFREHFITFLQSSKIWQYLNAQATNDYKRNAGAGKLIRRISVRRLSENKVPAPYFITNVSIPCISLYNMELYFLPERMLIKRGNTFAAVFYKNLRITGHDTNFIESEPLPRDARVIDYTWQYVNKSGGPDRRFNNNRKLPVCLYSQYTFTSDTGFFEIIATSKLSAMDDFAGFVLKIGALQSRMRACYQ, via the coding sequence ATGGGATGGTCATTCCGTAAATCTCTCAGCGCCGGGCCGTTTAGAATGAATTTTTCTAAAAGCGGTATTAGTTATTCAATGGGCGTAAAAGGCGCCCGCATTAACACAGGGCCCCGGGGGACATACGTGAGCCTGAGTGCCTATGGCATCAGTTACAGGCAAAAGATATCGGGGCCTGCTCCTTTACCTGCGCCGGTTGCTGACAGATCACCGGGCAACGCAGATAATAACATCGCTTCCGCGCCGGTAGAAGAACTGACCGACACAGATTCTCAGGCATTCATTGCGGAACTGAACCGCAAATGTGCGCAGGTTTCCTATGCCAAAGGCATAAAGTTGCCAATGTTGCTGATACTGGTTGCACTGTTGTTTACATCCTGGGGTACACGGGAAAGAATTGTTCAGCCGGCGGCAGATACCGTTTTTGTAAGGATACAGGCATTTAATGGCGCTAATATCCGGCAGGCCCCCAATGTAAAATCCAGGATTATCCAGATGGCCGCCTATGATCAAAAATATACATTGCTGGATACCGCTAATCCACAATGGCTCAAAGTAGGAGTGTCCGACTCTGCCGGATATGTTAACCGGGACCTGGCTGAAATTAACCATCTGTCGTATAAAGAAGTAAAAGAGGAGGAGCGGTACCTGGTAAATAACTATCTGGGATATGAAATTGTGCTGTGGGTGGTCGGTTTTGTGTTGCTTGCTCGCTGGTTAAAAAAGGTAGATAAAAAGAGGTTTACCATGGAACTGCATTATGATATGGATGATAAATACCAGCAGGTGTATCACCAATTCAGGGAACACTTTATTACTTTTTTACAGTCTTCAAAAATCTGGCAATATCTGAATGCTCAGGCCACCAATGATTATAAACGAAATGCCGGAGCTGGTAAGCTCATCAGGCGGATAAGCGTACGGCGGCTGTCTGAAAATAAAGTGCCGGCCCCTTATTTTATTACGAATGTGTCTATTCCATGTATCTCTCTCTATAATATGGAGCTGTATTTTTTACCAGAACGGATGTTGATTAAGCGTGGAAATACTTTCGCCGCAGTATTTTATAAGAACTTGCGTATTACAGGGCATGACACCAATTTCATTGAATCAGAACCGCTGCCGCGGGATGCGAGGGTGATTGATTACACCTGGCAATATGTCAATAAATCCGGGGGGCCGGACAGGCGTTTTAATAACAACCGTAAACTCCCTGTATGTCTTTATTCGCAATATACGTTTACCTCAGATACAGGTTTTTTCGAGATCATCGCCACTTCTAAACTGTCTGCTATGGATGATTTTGCAGGTTTTGTGCTGAAAATAGGCGCTTTGCAAAGCAGGATGAGGGCTTGTTATCAATGA